The Planifilum fulgidum genome segment GTGGAGGGGATCGCCACCCACGGTCTGAAGGGATGACGAAGGACCTGTCCGGCGGTTTTCCGCCCTTGGAGGGGGGAGAGGATGCGCGTCACCGTTCAAGACGTGATCGACCGGCTGACGGTTTTCGGTCAGGGCATGGAGGATGGGGTGGACGGGCTCCTGTTCGGAGAACCCGATGCGCCCGTCCAAGGGGTCGTCACCGCCTTTTCGGCCACCCATCGGGTGCTGAGGCGGGCCATCGACCTGCATGCCGACCTGGTGATCAGCCACGAGGGGATCTTTTACAGCCATCGGTACGTGCAAGCCGGGAAGGAGGCGGATTCCGTCCGCCGGGAAAAGGAAAGGCTGATCGAAGAGGCCGGCCTCGCCGTCTACCGCTGCCACGATGTGGTGCATCGCCGTCCCGATCTCATCACAAGGGGACTCATCCGGGCGCTGGAGTGGGAGACTTATCTGGAGAAGGAGCTGCCTGAGGCCGGGATTCTGTCCCTTCCCGGGATGACGCTGAAACATCTGGCCGAGCACGTGAAAGAACGGTTGAACCTTCCCTGTCTGCGCGTGGCCGGGGATCTTTCCGCGGAGTGCCGCCGCGTCGGGATCCTGGTCGGGTACCGGGGAGGCGGCCGGACGGCAATCCCGCTCTTTGAGGAGGAAGGAGTCGATGTGGTGATCGCCGGCGAGGGCCCCGAATGGGAGACGCCGCAGTATGTGAAGGATGCCGTTTTTCAGGGAAAAGGGCGGGCATACGTCGCCTTGGGCCATGCGGAAAGCGAAGAGCCGGGGATGAAATATCTGGCCGAAATCCTGGAAAGGGCCTTTCCCGGCCTTCCCGTCCATTTCGTCCCGGAGACGCCGGTTTTCCGGGTGGTGTAGAAAAGCCCGTGGGACCCGAGTCC includes the following:
- a CDS encoding Nif3-like dinuclear metal center hexameric protein, giving the protein MRVTVQDVIDRLTVFGQGMEDGVDGLLFGEPDAPVQGVVTAFSATHRVLRRAIDLHADLVISHEGIFYSHRYVQAGKEADSVRREKERLIEEAGLAVYRCHDVVHRRPDLITRGLIRALEWETYLEKELPEAGILSLPGMTLKHLAEHVKERLNLPCLRVAGDLSAECRRVGILVGYRGGGRTAIPLFEEEGVDVVIAGEGPEWETPQYVKDAVFQGKGRAYVALGHAESEEPGMKYLAEILERAFPGLPVHFVPETPVFRVV